In Musa acuminata AAA Group cultivar baxijiao chromosome BXJ3-11, Cavendish_Baxijiao_AAA, whole genome shotgun sequence, one DNA window encodes the following:
- the LOC135653338 gene encoding glyceraldehyde-3-phosphate dehydrogenase B, chloroplastic-like isoform X1: MASHAALASSRIPSNTRFHCKANTSFSKRLEVAEFSGLRSSTSLTFATHGREASFSDVLASQLSTKLQTARAVPVRGETVAKLKVAINGFGRIGRNFLRCWHGRKDSPLEVLVVNDSGGVKNASHLLKYDSMLGTFKADVKIVDNETISVDGKPIKVVSNRDPLKLPWAELGIDIVIEGTGVFVDGPGAGKHIQAGAKKVIITAPAKGADIPTYVVGVNEGDYHHEASNIVSNASCTTNCLAPFVKVMDEEFGIVKGTMTTTHSYTGDQRLLDASHRDLRRARAAALNIVPTSTGAAKAVSLVLPQLKGKLNGIALRVPTPNVSVVDLVVNVAKKGMTAEDVNNAFRKAAQGPLKGILAVCDVPLVSVDFRCSDVSSTIDSSLTMVMGDDMVKVVAWYDNEWGYSQRVVDLAHLVASKWPGVPAQGSGDPLEDFCQTNPETKECKVYEA, translated from the exons ATGGCCAGCCATGCAGCTCTTGCCTCCTCAAGAATCCCATCCAACACCAGGTTCCATTGCAAGGCCAACACCTCCTTCAgcaag AGGCTAGAGGTTGCTGAATTCTCAGGGCTGAGATCGAGCACATCCCTCACCTTTGCCACCCATGGAAGAGAGGCATCCTTCTCCGATGTATTGGCCTCCCAGTTGTCTACCAAG CTTCAGACTGCGAGGGCTGTTCCTGTTAGGGGGGAGACCGTCGCGAAGCTGAAGGTTGCGATCAATGGCTTTGGGAGGATTGGCCGGAACTTCCTCCGCTGCTGGCACGGCCGGAAGGACTCCCCACTCGAAGTGCTGGTCGTAAATGACAGTGGCGGTGTCAAGAAT GCTTCTCACCTTCTCAAATACGACTCCATGCTTGGCACCTTCAAAGCTGACGTGAAGATTGTGGACAACGAGACAATAAGTGTTGATGGCAAGCCCATCAAGGTCGTCTCCAATCGTGACCCTCTGAAGCTGCCATGGGCCGAGCTAGGAATCGACATCGTCATCGAG GGGACAGGAGTCTTCGTTGATGGCCCAGGAGCTGGAAAACACATACAAGCCGGCGCGAAGAAGGTTATCATCACGGCTCCGGCGAAAGGAGCCGATATCCCAACCTACGTTGTCGGCGTGAACGAAGGCGACTACCATCACGAGGCGTCAAACATAGTCAG CAATGCATCTTGCACGACGAATTGCCTTGCTCCTTTTGTGAAGGTCATGGATGAAGAATTTG GCATTGTGAAGGGAACCATGACAACAACTCACTCTTACACAGGGGATCAG AGGTTGCTGGATGCATCACACCGGGACCTGAGACGTGCGAGGGCTGCAGCACTTAACATCGTCCCGACGAGCACCGGAGCAGCGAAAGCGGTGTCGCTGGTGCTGCCCCAACTCAAAGGCAAACTGAACGGGATCGCCCTCCGGGTGCCGACGCCGAACGTGTCGGTGGTGGACCTAGTGGTGAACGTGGCGAAGAAAGGGATGACGGCTGAGGACGTGAACAACGCCTTCAGGAAGGCGGCCCAGGGGCCATTGAAGGGCATCCTTGCGGTGTGTGACGTGCCTCTGGTGTCCGTCGACTTCCGCTGCAGCGACGTGTCTTCCACCATCGATTCATCGCTGACCATGGTGATGGGCGACGACATGGTCAAGGTGGTTGCTTGGTACGACAATGAATGGGGTTACAG CCAAAGGGTGGTGGATTTGGCACATCTGGTGGCAAGCAAGTGGCCTGGCGTGCCTGCGCAGGGGAGTGGAGATCCCCTGGAAGACTTCTGCCAGACAAACCCAGAGACCAAGGAATGCAAAGTATACGAAGCATAA
- the LOC135586228 gene encoding uncharacterized protein LOC135586228: MWLSRVWSWLMGPTEDEQMPDLEAGNPTSPLEDEQMPDLESAHGPYASSSSSSGLGFPDEVSMEDQLDGQIQSCVAECRGLRERIVPILETLRRVRKGPSWQQEIKECAGRKAQMEHDRERLSKEYQDCESMHQLKTLLTMVESRKKGKASSSSPPS; this comes from the exons ATGTGGCTTTCTAGGGTCTGGTCATGGTTAATGGGTCCGACGGAAGACGAGCAGATGCCCGATTTGGAAGCGGGCAACCCAACGAGTCCACTGGAAGACGAACAGATGCCGGATTTAGAATCTGCCCACGGCCCCTACGCGTCATCTTCCTCCTCGTCTGGTCTCGGCTTCCCCGACGAGGTGAGCATGGAGGACCAGTTGGACGGCCAGATCCAGTCTTGCGTAGCAGAATGCCGCGGCCTCCGAGAACGGATCGTCCCCATCCTAGAGACCCTGCGGCGAGTCAGAAAGGGTCCGTCTTGGCAACAG GAAATCAAGGAGTGCGCCGGCCGTAAAGCCCAGATGGAACATGATCGCGAGAGGCTGTCGAAAGAGTATCAAGATTGCGAATCGATG CACCAGCTGAAGACATTGCTTACCATGGTTGAATCTAGGAAAAAGGGGAAGGCAAGCAGCTCATCACCTCCGAGCTGA
- the LOC135584733 gene encoding probable protein phosphatase 2C 27: MAAATGLSSTLAMLDGRNRDVDNGSSLSSGSEDPRTPENRKESKVGKPPRHLSVIRRSVNTACLEFDFASLALISPPEEQIGFLPVFRSGSCSEMGPKPYMEDEHVCIDNLIEYLGASVKFSSPGAFYGVFDGHGGTDAASFVQKNILKFILEDSHFPASVDKAIKSAFIKTDHAFADSHSLDRTSGTTALTALVFGRSLLIANAGDCRAVLGKRGRAIELSRDHKPSCNNERLRIEKLGGKIYDGYLNGQLSVARALGNWHMKGPKGSACPLSAEPELQVTVLTEEDEFLILGCDGLWDVMSSQCAVTIARKELMIHNDPDRCSRELVREALQRNTCDNLTVVVVCFSPDPPPRIELSRSRVRRSISLEGLHILKGALDSDV; this comes from the exons ATGGCAGCTGCTACGGGATTATCCTCCACATTGGCCATGTTAGACGGTAGGAATCGGGACGTGGATAATGGATCTTCACTCAGTTCTGGCAGTGAAGATCCCAGGACTCCAGAAAACAGGAAAGAAAGTAAAGTTGGGAAACCTCCTCGACATCTGTCGGTTATTCGACGTTCTGTGAACACCGCTTGCCTG GAATTCGATTTTGCGAGTCTAGCACTTATATCTCCACCGGAAGAACAGATTGGGTTTCTGCCTGTGTTTCGCTCGGGAAGCTGCTCTGAAATGGGGCCGAAGCCGTATATGGAGGATGAACATGTGTGCATAGATAATCTAATTGAGTATCTTGGAGCTTCTGTGAAATTTTCATCACCGGGTGCCTTCTATGGG GTGTTTGATGGCCATGGTGGCACAGATGCAGCATCTTTTGTTCAGAAGAATATTCTCAAATTCATACTTGAAGATAGTCATTTTCCAGCTTCTGTTGACAAGGCCATAAAGAGTGCATTCATAAAAACTGATCATGCGTTTGCTGATTCCCATTCACTTGATCGCACGTCTGGAACCACAGCACTTACAGCCCTTGTTTTTGGAAG GTCTTTGCTCATTGCAAATGCTGGTGATTGCCGAGCTGTGTTAGGGAAGCGTGGACGAGCAATAGAACTTTCCAGAGACCATAAACCTAGCTGCAATAACGAAAGGCTAAGAATTGAGAAGCTAGGCGGCAAAATCTATGATGGATATCTGAATGGCCAGCTCTCTGTTGCAAGGGCACTTGGCAACTGGCACATGAAAGGCCCAAAAGGTTCTGCCTGCCCCTTGAGCGCTGAACCCGAGCTGCAGGTGACAGTCCTCACGGAGGAAGATGAGTTTCTGATACTGGGGTGTGATGGCTTATGGGATGTCATGAGCAGTCAGTGTGCTGTGACGATAGCTAGGAAGGAGCTCATGATTCACAACGATCCAGATCGATGCTCCAGAGAGCTTGTCCGAGAGGCACTTCAACGAAATACTTGTGATAATCTGACGGTCGTGGTTGTCTGCTTCTCACCAGATCCACCCCCTCGCATTGAGCTCTCAAGATCTAGAGTCCGCCGGAGTATTTCCTTGGAAGGTTTGCATATCCTAAAGGGTGCTTTAGACAGTGATGTCTGA
- the LOC103972112 gene encoding uncharacterized protein LOC103972112 produces the protein MSSSSLPDEVVKNRWLGFLIWQSITSAVIHLSSSLLLHRLGRGSSSSAAATLFAFLAFHLSLLLLSLAIFLLSTPHPDPSASLPDLAAATLRASLKSLVGGFSRPSFTADFAHRARRSLASGVFLLVCGVAGFLSVVAVCGNAEVVDGASLVGVGLRGLVFGLVYGLHYVYRRRWILKFPIIQRPFFYSFKIGLSQSLKRALKLSVQAYVSSVILIFFLPDQLKNQNMIGKFIIQQLRFYIGILTVSICWELSHHLLQDVHTRRCIFAPPQGSAAAETNPSEILLDTLEQSNPRSLIQYLAYLDLCIVTESNAEPWRRAAFFEETGETYQRTINVCLRPIEQLASGLAEGLEGFSINRSDLLSKQLNSPVDIQVDSRLHEALNDFQICSWCARALGALTARSHLEDRYGVAQLTGCNKAVVSTLLSCLLAVEACVGKKTSVQLAHMLGPANIRWATVNTGKRDAVPALTTKKRGAALHAKAYAMADVLKTSIYQVVSAFQTDMQANAKASVLEKNWIAEGKPIYGTREILIQKLHLFLDYRAV, from the exons ATGTCTTCTTCGTCGCTTCCCGACGAAGTCGTCAAGAACCGGTGGCTTGGGTTTCTGATCTGGCAGTCCATCACGTCTGCCGTCATccacctctcctcctccctcctcctccaccgcctcggccgcggctcctcctcctccgccgccgcgacTCTCTTTGCTTTCCTCGCcttccacctctcgctcctcctcctctccctcgccATCTTTCTTCTCTCCACTCCCCATCCCGACCCCTCCGCCTCCCTCCCCGACCTTGCCGCTGCCACCCTACGCGCTTCCCTCAAGTCCCTCGTCGGCGGCTTCTCCCGTCCATCCTTCACCGCCGACTTCGCCCACCGGGCTCGGCGCTCGCTCGCTTCCGGTGTTTTCCTGTTGGTTTGTGGCGTTGCGGGATTCCTCTCGGTGGTGGCCGTCTGCGGGAATGCTGAGGTGGTGGACGGGGCGAGCCTGGTTGGCGTGGGGTTGAGAGGGTTGGTTTTTGGGCTGGTTTATGGTCTCCATTATGTTTACAGGAGGAGGTGGATCCTAAAATTTCCGATCATTCAG CGTCCTTTTTTCTACAGCTTCAAGATTGGTCTGTCTCAATCATTGAAAAGAGCTCTTAAGTTATCAGTTCAGGCTTATGTCTCTTCAGTCATACTAATTTTCTTTTTGCCTGATCAATTAAAGAACCAGAATATGATAGGAAAATTCATTATTCAACAGCTCAGATTTTACATTGGGATACTTACTGTTTCTATCTGCTGGGAACTAAGCCATCATCTACTTCAG GATGTACATACTAGGAGGTGCATTTTTGCACCACCACAGGGATCAGCTGCAGCAGAAACAAATCCTAGTGAAATTCTGCTAGATACTTTGGAACAAAGCAATCCAAGATCCCTCATACAGTATCTTGCATATCTTGATCTGTGTATTGTTACAGAGAGCAATGCAGAACCTTGGCGTCGAGCTGCCTTTTTTGAAGAAACTGGTGAAACTTACCAAAGAACTATAAATGTATGCTTAAGGCCTATCGAACAGCTTGCCTCTGGGCTTGCTGAAGGTCTTGAAGGTTTTTCCATAAATAGATCTGATCTCTTGTCCAAGCAATTAAATTCACCTGTAGACATTCAAGTGGACTCAAGGCTTCATGAAGCTCTCAATGATTTTCAG ATTTGCTCGTGGTGTGCAAGAGCTCTGGGAGCATTGACGGCACGGTCTCACCTAGAGGATAGGTATGGAGTTGCTCAACTTACTGGCTGCAACAAAGCAGTCGTTTCGACATTGTTATCTTGCCTGCTGGCTGTGGAGGCTTGTGTGGGTAAAAAAACCAGCGTACAGCTGGCACACATGCTGGGCCCTGCCAACATCAGATGGGCGACAGTCAACACTGGGAAAAGAGACGCTGTGCCTGCACTGACTACCAAAAAAAGAGGCGCCGCACTGCATGCTAAAGCTTATGCCATGGCCGATGTTCTCAAAACATCCATATACCAAGTCGTGTCTGCTTTCCAAACGGATATGCAGGCAAATGCAAAAGCTTCGGTCTTGGAGAAGAATTGGATTGCCGAGGGAAAACCTATATATGGTACACGTGAGATCCTTATACAAAAGTTGCATCTCTTTTTGGATTATCGCGCCGTCTGA
- the LOC135653338 gene encoding glyceraldehyde-3-phosphate dehydrogenase B, chloroplastic-like isoform X2, with the protein MASHAALASSRIPSNTRFHCKANTSFSKRLEVAEFSGLRSSTSLTFATHGREASFSDVLASQLSTKTARAVPVRGETVAKLKVAINGFGRIGRNFLRCWHGRKDSPLEVLVVNDSGGVKNASHLLKYDSMLGTFKADVKIVDNETISVDGKPIKVVSNRDPLKLPWAELGIDIVIEGTGVFVDGPGAGKHIQAGAKKVIITAPAKGADIPTYVVGVNEGDYHHEASNIVSNASCTTNCLAPFVKVMDEEFGIVKGTMTTTHSYTGDQRLLDASHRDLRRARAAALNIVPTSTGAAKAVSLVLPQLKGKLNGIALRVPTPNVSVVDLVVNVAKKGMTAEDVNNAFRKAAQGPLKGILAVCDVPLVSVDFRCSDVSSTIDSSLTMVMGDDMVKVVAWYDNEWGYSQRVVDLAHLVASKWPGVPAQGSGDPLEDFCQTNPETKECKVYEA; encoded by the exons ATGGCCAGCCATGCAGCTCTTGCCTCCTCAAGAATCCCATCCAACACCAGGTTCCATTGCAAGGCCAACACCTCCTTCAgcaag AGGCTAGAGGTTGCTGAATTCTCAGGGCTGAGATCGAGCACATCCCTCACCTTTGCCACCCATGGAAGAGAGGCATCCTTCTCCGATGTATTGGCCTCCCAGTTGTCTACCAAG ACTGCGAGGGCTGTTCCTGTTAGGGGGGAGACCGTCGCGAAGCTGAAGGTTGCGATCAATGGCTTTGGGAGGATTGGCCGGAACTTCCTCCGCTGCTGGCACGGCCGGAAGGACTCCCCACTCGAAGTGCTGGTCGTAAATGACAGTGGCGGTGTCAAGAAT GCTTCTCACCTTCTCAAATACGACTCCATGCTTGGCACCTTCAAAGCTGACGTGAAGATTGTGGACAACGAGACAATAAGTGTTGATGGCAAGCCCATCAAGGTCGTCTCCAATCGTGACCCTCTGAAGCTGCCATGGGCCGAGCTAGGAATCGACATCGTCATCGAG GGGACAGGAGTCTTCGTTGATGGCCCAGGAGCTGGAAAACACATACAAGCCGGCGCGAAGAAGGTTATCATCACGGCTCCGGCGAAAGGAGCCGATATCCCAACCTACGTTGTCGGCGTGAACGAAGGCGACTACCATCACGAGGCGTCAAACATAGTCAG CAATGCATCTTGCACGACGAATTGCCTTGCTCCTTTTGTGAAGGTCATGGATGAAGAATTTG GCATTGTGAAGGGAACCATGACAACAACTCACTCTTACACAGGGGATCAG AGGTTGCTGGATGCATCACACCGGGACCTGAGACGTGCGAGGGCTGCAGCACTTAACATCGTCCCGACGAGCACCGGAGCAGCGAAAGCGGTGTCGCTGGTGCTGCCCCAACTCAAAGGCAAACTGAACGGGATCGCCCTCCGGGTGCCGACGCCGAACGTGTCGGTGGTGGACCTAGTGGTGAACGTGGCGAAGAAAGGGATGACGGCTGAGGACGTGAACAACGCCTTCAGGAAGGCGGCCCAGGGGCCATTGAAGGGCATCCTTGCGGTGTGTGACGTGCCTCTGGTGTCCGTCGACTTCCGCTGCAGCGACGTGTCTTCCACCATCGATTCATCGCTGACCATGGTGATGGGCGACGACATGGTCAAGGTGGTTGCTTGGTACGACAATGAATGGGGTTACAG CCAAAGGGTGGTGGATTTGGCACATCTGGTGGCAAGCAAGTGGCCTGGCGTGCCTGCGCAGGGGAGTGGAGATCCCCTGGAAGACTTCTGCCAGACAAACCCAGAGACCAAGGAATGCAAAGTATACGAAGCATAA
- the LOC135652551 gene encoding protein SET DOMAIN GROUP 40-like — protein sequence MGEAAEEGGGRGDEGMAALLKWAAHMGMSDLPWPPPTPSISFPVEPSSSSSSSSCLGRTLFVSYFSEAGGRGLAAARDLVKGELILRVPRKALFTTDSAMADEKFASCVKRHQHRLAPTQMLIVCLLAEVEKGRRSRWYPYLVQLPRSYNTLANFTRFEVQSFQVEDAIWVSEKAVAMARSEWKEAVGLMQDLDLKPQLLTFRSWLWASATVSSRTLHIPWDSAGCLCPVGDLFNYAAPDEDSSHEMSDSKQETTSLSIQLLEHSSREGTVHDADQPDGFMQRLTDGGYEENMNSYCFYARKRYKKGEQVLLGYGTYTNLELLEHYGFVLKENPNNKAFIELKAEVCTSSSWPRDSLYIQHDGVPSFALLCALRLWATPMNLRRTVGNRVYSGSIVSVENEVLIMKWLAKHCTDILARLKTTIGEDSMLSSTVDKTIDHPSCLSLTVVLPHMSELREFFEAHGLTMEVADYIGMPVKARRSLERWKLAIQWRLAYKKMLQGCVFYCENLICCLSSQHV from the exons ATGGGTGAAGCGGCCGAAGAGGGCGGCGGCAGAGGAGATGAAGGCATGGCCGCCCTCCTCAAGTGGGCGGCGCATATGGGCATGTCAGACTTGCCGTGGCCTCCTCCCACGCCTTCTATCTCCTTCCCCGTGGagccgtcttcttcttcttcttcttcttcttgtctggGGCGTACCCTCTTCGTCTCCTACTTCTCTGAAGCCGGCGG GCGAGGACTGGCTGCCGCCCGTGACCTTGTGAAGGGGGAGTTGATACTAAGAGTTCCAAGGAAGGCTCTTTTTACGACTGACAGCGCGATGGCTGATGAAAAGTTTGCATCTTGCGTCAAGAGGCACCAGCATCGTCTCGCTCCCACTCAG ATGCTAATTGTATGTCTATTGGCTGAGGTGGAAAAGGGAAGACGCTCTCGATGGTACCCTTACCTGGTGCAGTTGCCTCGCAGTTATAATACATTAGCAAATTTCACCAGATTTGAAGTTCAGTCTTTTCAA GTTGAAGATGCTATTTGGGTTTCTGAGAAGGCTGTTGCCATGGCAAGGTCAGAGTGGAAAGAAGCTGTTGGCTTGATGCAGGACCTGGACCTTAAACCTCAACTCTTAACTTTTAGGTCATGGCTTTGGGCTTCAGCCACT GTATCTTCTCGTACATTACATATACCATGGGATAGTGCTGGTTGCTTATGCCCTGTTGGTGATTTGTTTAATTATGCTGCACCTGATGAGGACAGTTCCCATGAAATGTCTGACAGTAAGCAAGAAACTACTAGCTTGAGTATTCAACTGCTCGAGCATAGCAGTCGGGAGGGGACGGTTCATGATGCTGACCAGCCTGATGGTTTCATGCAAAGGTTGACAGATGGTGGATACGAGGAAAATATGAATTCGTATTGCTTTTATGCAAGGAAAAGATATAAAAAGGGGGAGCAG GTTCTTCTTGGTTATGGAACATACACTAACTTAGAACTCTTGGAGCATTATGGTTTTGTACTGAAAGAAAATCCAAACAACAAGGCATTCATCGAGTTAAAGGCTGAAGTATGCACATCAAGTAGTTGGCCCAGAGATTCTCTGTACATCCAACACGATGGAGTCCCTTCATTCGCCTTGCTATGTGCTCTACGCTTGTGGGCTACACCTATGAACCTTCGTAGAACAGTTGGGAATCGAGTTTATAGCGGATCTATAGTGTCAGTGGAGAACGAGGTGTTGATCATGAAATGGTTGGCTAAACACTGCACTGACATATTGGCGAGATTGAAGACCACAATAGGTGAAGACAGCATGTTATCGAGTACAGTCGACAAAACGATAGACCATCCTTCCTGTCTGAGTTTAACAGTGGTGCTACCTCATATGAGTGAGCTCAGGGAGTTCTTCGAAGCTCATGGCCTCACAATGGAAGTTGCTGATTACATTGGAATGCCGGTAAAGGCCAGGAGATCCCTGGAGAGATGGAAATTGGCTATACAATGGAGATTGGCCTATAAGAAGATGTTGCAGGGTTGTGTTTTTTACTGTGAAAATTTAATTTGCTGCCTGTCTTCGCAGCATGTTTGA